The genomic DNA CAGATTCTGATGCCATTAGTGTGAGTGATGGCTACTCAGTGCATGACCTTGTTGTGGATTCTGATGCCTTCTCGTCTGAGGAGGACTTTGAAGTGGATGAACTGAAATCAGATGAAAAAACTACTTACCCATGCAATGAAGAAGGAGGGATCGAATCTGTCATGGTTACTAAATCTCAAGGAATGCACTTGAAGTATACTGATTCCAGCAGTGATGAAGATGACAATGATGAAGTTTATCTGATGAGCCATGATGAAGCCCTTGCCCTGGATAACAAATATTCAGCCAGAAAAGAGGCAGATGATTGCACAAGCTCAAGGCCATTGCTGGACCCTCCTATCAATGCTTATTTGAGATCGATTGCCGAAATGGATGTTGTGCAAAAGGGAGGTCTAGATGAGCAGGAACACAAGTTTGAGAAGGCACAAGTGAAGGGCTCGGGTGATTGGGATTGTAATGAACTGGAAACACCATGGGAGCATCAGGAACTCATTGAGCAGCTCAGGATGGAACTGCAAAAGCCGAAGAATGTCGGCCTACCGACCATTTTAGAAGAGTCAGAGAGCTCCATAACAGTGGTGGATGAGAGTTTCCTGAATGAGGATACCATGGTTGAGATCCAGAAGTCTTACTGGAGCTACAGAGAAAGGATGAGGAAGTTTGACATACTGAACTATCAAAAAATGTACGCGATAGGTTAGTCGAAACCGAAAATTTATTCCTTCTCTCTAGAGTTCACTCCAAATTGCATCTCAATTTCCTGCTAAACTCACAGGCTTTCTTCAACTGAAGGATCCTCCTCTTCAGCCAGTGGAATCTGGGACGCTAGGACTAGCATTCCAATACAATTTTCCTCAAAGCTTTTGGTCGGTTCGTCGCAAGTCCAACTCAAATCCATCGGAGAAGCTCATCAAGGAGCTCCAAAGTGACTTGGAAATGGTGTATGTTGGACAAACATGTCTTTCCTGGGAGTTCCTGAGATGGCAGTATGAGAAAGCTAAAGAAATGCCTCAACTTTTCGATACATGTGGAAACCAAACTGCTGGAGAATTCCAACAATTCCAAGTGACAATTCAAAGGTTCAAGGAGAATGAGGCATTTCAAGGGCCGAGGTTGCCTAACTACATCGAATATCATCGACTTCTTCACAATCTTCTCCTAGTGCCTGTACTTAAAGGTATAATCTGAACTATATGAAGCCTAGCTACCACCAACATCTTTAGAAATTTAGAGCGGAGTGATTGAGGCCAATCTCTTGTTGCAGAGGATTTCTTCAAGGACAAAATGGAGGATGAACAAGTAATAAGTGGTAAACAGATGGAAGAAATCATGGAGGAATCAATCAGAATTTTCTGGGAGTTTGTCAAAGCTGACAAGGATGAAACTCTAGGGTTTCTCAAAGGGTTCATGGGCACTCATGTTGAACTGCAAAGCCCTTCAGATTTTGACCTTCTGGAAGACATCCAAGCTGATTTATACAAGGTATATTATACTTGTGATCAATCTTTAAGCACTTGAATACCATGTTACTTATATATGTGTGTTGTGCAGAAGGAGAAGAAGCTTAAAGACATTCTAAGGGCAGGCAACTGGCTGATTAAGAAGCTCAAGAAACCGAAAGAAGGCAGACCAAATCAAGATCTTTTGTTCTCCCAAGTAGACTTGAAGCTTGTGGCAAGAGTGCTGAGGATGTCAAGGATTACAAGTGAGCAGCTGCTGTGGTGTCGCAAGAAACTGAGCAAAATCAAGTTTGTAGAAAGGAAGGTCATCAGGGAACCTTCTTTCTTGCTCTTTCCATGTTGATGTTTAGAGTGATGTGTTTGTTAGATGCAAATCACACAAGTAGAGTTGCAAAGGTTTTTTTGGAAACGATTTAGTGTTATTTTTGGATTCACTTTAAGCAGTGTTTCAGTGTCAATAAATTGGACATAGTAAAACATTGAGAGTGTTTATAGGATTAACAGTGCAAATCTCTAATGAAATTGGGTTTATGATCAGTTTTAACTATCCAAACTGCAGTTTGGAGACAATTTCACTAACTCTGATCATTACTCGATATTTAAGAGTATCCATGTCAATTTTCTTATtactatatttaaaatttaagataaataatccattttattaaatttagataatcatttttcactacacactacattaaatatcttaaaattttcatcatccttaaatttttaattattttcttctatttcttcattttttttattattatatttaaggAATGAGTGGAAGGAAAGAGATTGAAAAGACTTTAGAGAAttactattcatcaaatctaaatttagagaatggatATGGTAACTGCAGAGGATTTTTAGTTACCTTAtccaaaatttaaagtaaaatatttgaatagggtagctgatgtggatgctctaagttTGCTTGTGAGAGtttaaatattttcaagtttttttaaaatgaaatttatttattgaAATTTTATTGAGctcaatattattttatattttaattaaaatattgatTTGATAAATGGAATTTATATCATTTCCTTATTTTTAGCATATTGTAGATAATTTAAGATTATAAAAATTAGTAAGATTTAGATAAATCCTATTTATTTAGGCAGGGAGTAAGAAAAGAAAAGTGGGGAAATAAATTTGTCAATTTCTCCCATGGTACCAATATTGTTATCAAATTAAAACCTTTTTCTTATGAAGTTGAAAATTATATGATGTTATTTGAATGGGGAATATCTTTCATAGTATATTTGACGttgttcaaaatttattttcattcaaTATGCAtcgtaatttattttttttaattatgattCTATTTTTCATACTTACACCtctgaaaaatgaaaaaaaaacatttatgaTCAACGTTTACACCATGTataataagattatttttatCAAATAATAAATATGTTTATTAATGTTAAATAGAAATGCTCCTGTTGGGTTTGAGTAAGAAaaagagatttaaaaaaaataataaaaaatttcttgtcaagaatgggattcgaacccatgccCTTTCGGACCAGTACCTGAAACTGGCGCCTTAGACCAACTCGGCCATCTTGACGTTGTGTTAATGTTGACttctaaatatatttaatttttatgaaaccGGTTTTACATTTAGCAATAAAACCCTTGCCCCTTGTTCGGGTTTTTTCTTTTATTGAATGTACTCTCGACTGCTTCCTTCCGCCATGGCTCGCCGCCTCTACTTCAAGGCCTCCCGCTGCTCGTGGCTGCCTCAGTCTCTCCTCTTCTCCCACCCTCAGCCTTCCCTATTCGTCCGCCACTCCCGTCCAGGTGTGTCTCTCGTATCCATCATTCCGTTCTTTGTTTCTGTCTTCAAGCTTGCGACTGTGGAAGAGATTGCCGGTCTTTGTATGTAGAATACGTTCAGGCCTTCAAGGGTTCAATAAATGTGCTACCTTCATCGTTTAATCTGTGCATCTAAAATTTCCGCTTCATGCAACTTAGTGCACATCAGACTTTTTACTCTATCACTTTCGTCAAGTATAATCTACCGAATCAAACTGGAAAATCAACTTAAAGATTGGATTTTGGAGACTCATTTAAACAAGTCTTTCATTCTATGCAGTGAGTGATATAGCTACTATCGCAGAAGATGTGGGAGGGTTTAAGGAGATGACCGCAGGAAATAGGAGGAAGTACTACATGCTTGGAGGTAAAGGAGGTGTTGGGAAGACGAGCTGCGCGGCTTCTTTGGCTGTTAAGTTTGCAACTCAAGGTCATCCCACTATTGTTGTCTCAACAGACCCTGCTCACTCCTTAAGTGATTCTTTTGCCCAGGTATGGAGTCGCTGCTCATTAGCAGTGTAGAGATCTagtgatctttttttttttcctgaaaTTGAAGGGAACGTTCTTGAATCCATCTCTTACATTCTGAACTTTTTCTTTCAGTCTCTTGCCTTATTTGTTTAGGCTTTTACTAATTGTGTTATTGTGCGTCACAACCGCTAGGATTTGAGTGGTGGAACATTGGTACCCGTTGATGGGATGAATGCGCCATTGTTTGCACTTGAAGTAAGCCTAAACCTTCTAACTTGTCTCTctatttttttattgaatttcTTGAGGTATGTCCTTGCTTCCTTGGACTCCTTCTATATTCCCTTTATCCTCATGCTCTTCAAGTTTGTGCAGGAGCTTTCAGATTAATATTTTCGTTTTACAGATCAATCCTGAAAGGTCAAGGGAAGAATTTCGTAGCGCAAGTCAAAATACTGAAGGCACAGGGGTCAAAGACCTCATGGACAGTATGGGTCTAGGAATGCTTGCCAACCAGGTGCACCATCAAACACTATCTACAGTAGAATTCTTTCAAACATATTGTAACTAGTATATGTTTGTATTACTTGTCATGGGATTTGGTATATTTCATAGTCATCATTCATATGAATATGGCTGTAGGCATTTAGGATGCATTTAGCgctgaggaagaggagaagagaagggagtaCACATTATAGAAGAGAGCAAAATTTCTAAGGGGACTTAGAGAATCTCACCATTATAGTATAATAGAACTACATTCCACAACAACCATAACAAAGATGGTACAGTTATTTTGACAGTAATTAGATCAAGTCATTGTCATTTCACTTAGGTTCATAGTCATCTCCCTCACTATACTATATTGAGAAGCttgatttgtctaccttgctgTCCAGTAGGCTTTTTAAATTCTAGTGAAATCTAAAATGATCTTTTCTGACCAATTTACTGTTTCTATATCTAGTGGTTCCTAGAAATTGCTTACTTTTTTTTGATCAATCGTATGAAGCTAGGAGATCTGAAACTAGGAGAACTACTGGACACTCCTCCTCCAGGACTGGATGAAGCTATTGCCATTTCAAAGGTACAAAATTGATTATGCTAATGTTCCTGCACAAAATTTTATAATGTGAATCCTTtttattttgtcaattttgtaGCTTATTGACTTAAAATCTGCGTGTGTTGTTTAAGATTATGGAATTTGTTAAAGAACAGGAGTATAGTATGTTCAGCCGTATTGTTTTTGACACTGCTCCAACTGTAAGCAATCTACATATGAACAGAAAAttatttgttatgtttattgtgAGCTACGTAGGCACATTGATTATCATTTTGTCATAGGGCCATACCCTTCGGTTATTATCCTTACCAGATTTCTTGGATTCTTCAATTGGCAAGATAATAAAGGTTTGAAATCTTAACATGATGTTTTATTTTATCTTATACGCGCCTATGTTTTTTCTCCATTGTATCCTTGAACAATAGTTCAGTGTTGTTGAAATATCTTTCGTGTATTTGCTCCTAAGAAAATTGTTGATGTCATGCAAACTATACTGATGGACTCATTATATGCAAACCTACATGGATCCACCCTATTCAACGCTTCATGTCTATTATGTTTTTGACTACTTATACCAATTTTACATCCAAAAATGATCAAGGGTGTGCTTGGGTTGACTCACTATATTGATGGTAATTCAGCAGTAGCTTGCAATTGTGTTCTAGTCCATAGTAATTGTTGCACAACGATAAGCTCACTTGATTGCTCCTTTGCTAATTTCTTTGCCAAGGTTCTTATAGTCCTTTTTCTTGAGCTTATTAAGGAACTGATTGGTTTGAAATACTCATTGTTTCCTGATGCAAATTGACTGATTCTTTCTGTTATGATCTAGTTTATGCACAGAGCAACGTATCCTAATACATCCATGCTGACACATGAGAGTCCACACATGTCTACCTCCATTGATCGACCATCACATCTGAAATTTCACTGCATGACTATTATATCTATgtagaaccatgatatgtatgctcTATGGACCCTAATCAATAAGCTGATCCTCTAACCACTAATGATATCAGATTCTAACTAAATCCTTAAATTCATTTACGATTCTCTTCTGTCCATCAACTTCATCTTCACATTTCTATTAAAATGAGTGAGGCTATGTAGGAAAATGCTCATCAATTGTTTCCATCCAACTGGCTTGTCATTTTGGAATTTTTAGGTGTATAATGACTAGTGCAGCATGGTGGGAGACAAGAAAGTGTTTTGTCAAGTTACAAGGATGTTGTGGTGATTAAGTGAAACATAACAATCATAAGAAGCAATATTGATGGTCTTTGACCAGTTTATGTGCTCCAACCACCACTTATAATGATGCATGCAAATCACAAATAGAGATCTCAATTTCTGTGTTTACTGTAACTTTGACTAGTTTACTATTTAGGTATTTGTTTGACTCTAAAGCATGACAATTGACGTCTCATATGATTAAGAAGCATGGTGCATCATTCAGTGTCGTATACTTAAACTAAAGAGCATGATGTTATTTGTTAGATATATTAATGCAGATAAGCCAATGGTATCGTGGTAGTTATTATAGTAGTAGCATTAGTCAGTAAAAATATTCCATATTTAATTGCATGCCAAGTCCTATGATCAACGTGGTTACCAGTTCATTTGACATAAAATCTTAACCCTATTGATGTCATCAATGTTTTGCTGAATATGTCGGTGTAACATTTTGTTTTTTTGGGTTTTTTTGCTCATATCAGCTAAGAAACAAATTGGCTTCAGCAACATCAGCCCTTAAATCTTATTTTGGACAAGGAGGACCAAAACAAGATCCGGTAAGTTTTAATCTCCCACAAGATACACATGTCCAACTCCTTCATATGTAACCTTTATCGCTATCCTTTTGATGTCTAGTCTGATAAACTAGAGCAACTAAGGGAGAGAATGGTCAAAGTACGGGAGCTTTTCCGAGACACAGAATCAACCGAGTTCATTATCGTTACAATTCCAACGGTAAGATATCATCTGTGCTTGTCCGTGCATGCACCAAATCCTGCATTTATCATGACTTCGTATTTATTGTGCCAGGATAACTAGTTCTGCAATATGGATTCATTTCTTGGGCTTTTGCAATATTATTTTAGTTCATGCATACAACCGTTTTCCGTGTCTAACATTGAGAAAATTGCACGATCTAATAACTAGAAACTGATATTGAAGGTCATGGCTGTCAGTGAGTCGTCTAGACTATATGCCTCCTTGAAGAAAGAAAGTGTACCCGTGAAGAGGCTTATTGTTAATCAGCTTCTGCCACCATCTGCAACTGACTGCAAGTTTTGTGCAATGAAAAGGAAGGTAAGTTTACAGTCTCGAAGTATCAATCTGTATTTTCCTCATCACATTCATGATAGACACTTAGCAATCTAGAAAATCAGACTCACTTTAGTAttcatataatttttttacttCTGGTAGGATCAAATGCGAGCCCTTGAAATGATAAAAGACGACCCGGGGCTCACGGTCCTGAAGCTAATCCAAGCGCCATTGGTCGATGTAGAAATACTGGGTGTTCCTGCCTTGAAATTTATGGGAGACATGATCTGGAAGTGAGATTGCACACACACATTTGCTACATGAAGTTCCACCATATGGTTAAGGCTTCATTTATACTTCTAAATCGATTACTTCTTAACCTCCAAAATCCAGAGATTAACTCTCCTGCTTCATTGAATGTCACAGGCAAAGAGGAGAATCATTAATGAATGGTGAAGCCATCTGCGCAACATGCTATTTTTCTATTGAGTTTTCCTCTCTTGGCCTCAGTATAATAACAAATGAAGTCGAGTTTAACCAGTTGTTTTCAGCAGTTTAGTTTGGTAATAGTAGTTTATTCATTGTAATCTCACTCAACATCCCCCGGAAATTAAAACGGCGGGAATTCAACACGCGGAGGGCAATTGCTGATGGACGAGATGGGGCACTCGATGAGCCGCTCCCCCTTTGCATCCACGCACACGGAGACCTCGTACAATTGCCGATTCCCACCCCCGTCCGCGTTGCACCCCAGCTTCGGCTCGAACCCGGTGCTGTTCCTGATCGCGCTCGATATGTCTGTCGAGCTGTAAAGCCCACCGTCCGGCTTTATCCCTGCCGAAACCATAAACCACCATTGAGTGCCAATAAACCCTGAAGCAATTTTGTTTTATGGGACGAGTTAACCTGCATCTTGCAGTGCTTGGAGGAGGTTAATTTGGGTCCTGAGCCGGAGAGCGGTCCCGAAGTAGGCGTGCTGGTCGAGGACGGACTCCGAGCAGGTGCCGTGCTTTTGCCACTCGTGTTTCCAAAAGGTCGACTCGTCGCCGCTGGGGCAAGCCAGGCTGGGCCAGTGCGACCTCAAGATCTCCATCAAATCCGCAATctgcaatttttttattttctctcatttaatcaaaattattataaattaattagtttttttaataaaaattaaaataaagacgcacttttaattttttacttattattattttaaaaaataaattatcgtAAAACCGACCTGTGAGGCATCATATGCGTTCTGGCGATCGCAATTGGATGGATAAGATCCGTCGGCGTAATTGGGCCAGAGCCCATGGATGGAGAAGTCGGCCGTGGGCTTCCCGGTGGCCGGGTAGCAGCAGCTTTTCTTGGTGTCGCAGAAAGATCCTGGCCACTGTTATAcacttaattaagtaattaattaatgacttaattaaaaaaaaaaaaaggtctgtTATCTTAGCGGCCCTagggccccacggatatggaattaatgacttaattaaaaaattagcaGTGAGTGGTGTAATTAATCACCTGCAGAACGAAGTAGAAGAAGTCGAAGTCACGAGCAGTGGACGTTGATGGAGCAGAAAAGAGAaggggaagaaggagaagaagcatgaTGGAAGGCAGCGTCATATCAAGTTACGATGTAGGTGGAGGAAGAAGGATGTATGTCGTAGGGTACTTATAGTCGTCGGAGAAGGAAAACTGGTGGTGGTGGCGGCGGTGGTTTTGTTTGGATAAGTTTGTCGTGAAACCTACAAACTCCAGGTAGAGGACGTTCCCTTGCATGCATGGCTTCCGGTTTATTAATTTGGATATATTATCATGATAGGTTTTTGGATTTAGGGTTCATTCTGAGCAGTTTCTTAATAAACATTTCTTTTGGTTGAAGTTTTACCTTTCAAGTGCGTCGTAGCGTGATGTGTAACGGAAGGGTGACGAAATAGATAACCTGGAGAAGGGAAATCTTGCACTCTACCTCGATAGCTAGGCCTTGAGTGTGTGGTTGGATTAGATCAGTGAATCGGTTTTCCAAATCTAATCTTCTGCCTTTTTGGATTTGTGAAAAGTAGTGGCATGCAGATAGTTAAGTGAATCTGGATTAGCTCATAACAAACTCATATACATTGTCCAAAAGAAAAGCTATGAAAAGAAGGATTAGAGTACTTTAGAAAGAAAATGGATTCTCCAGCCTATTTAGTTTCCCAAAAGATGATTTCGCCTTGCTCCCCAACAAGTCCCAGATCCTTGAGCCGCCTCTCCTGATAATATTCTAAGCCATCCAACTCGGACTCTCGGTCTCGGAAAGCATCATCAATTTGCCGGAGTAGTTTCTTCTCGCCTACTCTTATGCGAACGGCAATGCCAAGTCTCTCACCCAGATTCCCCCTTTCCATAAGTTTTTCATCCTGCATGCATAACCATGAATATGAGATGGTTATCAATGGCACAAAAGCAAATTGAGACAGCAATCCAAGAGAAGATGCACATTTGCAAGGTTGTTCATTTGAATTGGCTTTTGCTTGGATGGTTCTCcatattatttatcaaaaaatataagTACTAAAAGAGCAACAGCTATTGAGTGAAAGAAAAACGAAAAGAGCAACAATTTGCCAAGAGTTTGAATGAACTTAGTAGAAGAATGTTGATTTCAATTTACATTAACAGAACACATACCTCTTCTATAGTAGTGCCATAGCCAGAGAGGGCAGATTTGCAGGCATCTCTGACAACACGACAGATAGTTTCTTCATTGGCTCGACTCACAGGCAATTCAAGATGATCCCAAACTGAATTTCTGAAAATCGATTCTAAGAGAAAAGCATCTGTTCCTCCAAGAGCCACCAACCGTAAATATGGAAGCATCAATGGAGGAAGAGTGTGACCTTGAACAACATCAAAGTATGCAGTTTCAGCTAAACCATTAGATTCTGCAATGTCTAGTTTGTCTCCATAAAACGGGTCCAATTCACTTATCTCTAAAGTAAGAGTATATGCATCCCGATCAGGCCTCGGGTCAACAAAACCATAATCGAGGGCCAGATCAGCATTGCTCTTCCCCATATCATACTGAATATATACCTGCATTCAGTAACCATTTCATGTCTGAGTACAAATGCTACTTGTATTTGAATAAAAATTGGTTAGATCCCCATAGTAACCTCACCATGGAGATAATCTATTTGCTATTGAAAAACATAAATTTGGCATGATCGCGATAGAAAGAACTTCACCTGTTCACCAGATTTGATGTAGGCTGGTGTCCTAAGGGAGAATATCAGTTCCCTTGAGAAAAGGCCCTTTCCTTTGATCTCCCAGGAAGATTCCTCTACAGTAATATTGGAACTATGGTTGATCTGCGTGGAAAGAACAAAATCATGAAACAAAAGTGTGAGCCTTGGCATTATACACTGAGATCACCTCTGTTTTAGTAGCATTGGTGCAAGAAGATACAAGAGGAATTGAAGAGCACTTGAAGAAAAATCGTCAAAGAGATCCGATGGCTCTTTTTACTAGTAATACTTCCATCAAGAAAAAGCAGTCCCATTCAAGTTCTCAGAAGTTCTGAGACTGAATGACATGAATATTGTAATAATAACTAGATATATAGGTGCATCAAATACTTCAGCAGCCTGATAGACCTTGCGAAACCCAGTAATAAAACATTTGAAATTATGCTCAAATGCATGATAACATGGACTTGAAGCACATGCTGGAGACATTTGATGTCATTGATACTCTCAATGCAAATAAACAAGCAAACAAACCATGAGTTCCAACTATTTGGAATCAGCTACATGGATACTAATTATCTATTTGTTGGATGATAGACGGAGAAAAATCTTGGGGAGGTCTGTATATGGACAACAAAGAGAGACTAATATTTCAGTGATAATATTCAAAGTTTCATCAAGTTGTACTACTTGGAACAAAGAAGATCTTACAAGATCAGCTAGCGGAACTAGAGCAAGATTTTCACCACGAAGACGTGAAAAAGCTCTTGACCTGAGCATTCCGAAAGCCCAAAGAAAATCAAGCAAAGTTATGGCTGAAGGGAAGAGATCTTTGTTTGGAAGTATGACTTCTGCTTCCACTTTTGTAAATTCACTTTCAACATAGTCTTTGGCACCGATTGTGGTGCTCAGTAGTTGAGTCCCTGcatcatgcacacacatacaaACACACATCATCTTAATACAAGACGTTGAGGCTGACGAGGATGCTTCTGAGAGACACGAGATTGCCAGTGATAACAATGTAGCTGGAAAAACAGAGTTCGCTTACCTTGTATCTCAGAGAGCTCCTCTTCTGGCCTGCACTGCAAACGCCAAATATCGTTTAACGATCAGATAGCACAGGAAAAGGAGTCTTTTTGTGAGATGCCACCACTAATTTGAATGGAAGAGAACAAGACATGGATATGAGAGCAGCTGAGCATGCAAGTTCTCAGTCTCACCAGAAGAGAGTGGAATTGGTAGTCGTCGGAAGGATGTTGAGATAGGGGTGCCAGGGGGAGGCCTGGCCCAGGGCCTTCTCCCGGAGGAGGAAGAGGGCGATGGCGACCCATGGCCTGAGGCCGCCGCACAACCTCCCAATCTCGGAGGCCGCTACCGTGTCCGCGTCGATCCAGAGACTTTTCGGAATCTCCACCACCACCTCGTTTCTAGGGATGTCCCTCTGGGCCACGAGCCCCAAACCCTCCGGCACGAATCCAGGCTTCACCACAGCGGACGAGGCAGAGACCGCACCCTTCTTGGACATCCACTGCCAGAAGTCAGCCACTGAGGACTCCGGTGGGGCGAGGCTCCCTCGGATGCGAACACGTACGGCGGAGCCGTCGACGATCCTCCTGCCACCTGCGGCGTTGAGGAGAGAGAGGGGCCAGGGATTGTGGAGTGGGGAGAGGAGGCAGGATGAGGAATGGGGCAGAAACCGAGGCAACGCCATCCCTGCTACGATCGAGAGAGAAGAGGACGAGGGGAGTCCAAGTACCAACCTCGGCCATAAAAATTGTGATGGATATGCGAGGGATTCATTTTGGGATTATCCGCTTAATTTTTCATATTTCTCCAATTTACTAAATTTAGCAGTGATCCAAACAATCGATCTCAGTCAACGATGAGAGGCTAGGCGGCGACGATCCACAGCTCACCGACGACGCCAGTCGACCCCACGACCTGCAGGTCACGCCGGCGGACCCGTCATAGTCCCGCCGACTTGCACAATGCTTACTACTCCTGCGAGCTGTGCAACTACACGCTTGACGTCTCCTTCTCCTGCGCTCGGCAGAGCCGCCACCAGGCGCACAAAGATTCCATGCACATCTTCATTGGCGACGCCGCGTCCAACGGAGATCATGGGATGTCGATTGGATAACATAAGGGTCTGCTATTAGACTGAGCAGAATAACTGCTCAGTCAGAATTTTACTGTATCCGTACTACGTCCGCTCAGTCATAATTCCGCTGCAATAGTTGAACTTCATTGTCGGCCGAACGGGATAGTTGCTTGATCAAGATATCGTATTCTCTTAGCGTCCAACACCTCCTTAAGATACGGTTGTTCAACGCATCCCCCAAGTCAAAGGTAGCATCGGATCGGGTACCTTCTCTTCTCGATCGGAGACTTGATCGCTCGATCGACCGATACACTTATTGTTCATCCGGTCATATGATACTCGAACATTGACCGTTTTAACTTTAATCTTCATCGTAACAATTATTCTTGTAAGATGAACCCCTTCTTATCATCGTATCACAAATTATTCAGGACATAttgtaataaaattaaaaagacaaTTCTATATACCTCATGTTACGGTGTAATGCACTTTCACAGTTAATCAAACAAACAGAAAAATACTTTCTCAATTAATTAACTAGATATTCACTTGTTGATTCTTAGTGGAAAGATAATGTAACTAGATATTCACTTGTTGATTCTTAGtggaaagataattttgaaactctAGTTGCACAGTGATGAGCTATTTATACATTCAAAGTTATGCTAATgatcaataaaaattttaatggaattaatcatctttaaaattagtagatttaaaaaattaaatatcttagattaaaaaaatacaaTTCTATACCCTCAAATTTCCTTCTTTCATTTTTAGAATAGAGAGGAAAgagtttttataaaaaatttacatgTGATTGAATCTACTCTTCAAAATTAgtctattaaaaaattatatactgtattaaaaaatataattctatATGGCTCAAA from Zingiber officinale cultivar Zhangliang chromosome 4A, Zo_v1.1, whole genome shotgun sequence includes the following:
- the LOC121969185 gene encoding uncharacterized protein LOC121969185 → MALFALSFWFLVANSLILLVSFVARRVSRTRTKGSIPEEKWLEFSNHDSSPEKEEPLLSFKFQYQIPDQQKGKSNGEGLLKNEILVEEKPEHYETDTFNELEGDNVSEECSGFDSDSDAISVSDGYSVHDLVVDSDAFSSEEDFEVDELKSDEKTTYPCNEEGGIESVMVTKSQGMHLKYTDSSSDEDDNDEVYLMSHDEALALDNKYSARKEADDCTSSRPLLDPPINAYLRSIAEMDVVQKGGLDEQEHKFEKAQVKGSGDWDCNELETPWEHQELIEQLRMELQKPKNVGLPTILEESESSITVVDESFLNEDTMVEIQKSYWSYRERMRKFDILNYQKMYAIGFLQLKDPPLQPVESGTLGLAFQYNFPQSFWSVRRKSNSNPSEKLIKELQSDLEMVYVGQTCLSWEFLRWQYEKAKEMPQLFDTCGNQTAGEFQQFQVTIQRFKENEAFQGPRLPNYIEYHRLLHNLLLVPVLKEDFFKDKMEDEQVISGKQMEEIMEESIRIFWEFVKADKDETLGFLKGFMGTHVELQSPSDFDLLEDIQADLYKKEKKLKDILRAGNWLIKKLKKPKEGRPNQDLLFSQVDLKLVARVLRMSRITSEQLLWCRKKLSKIKFVERKVIREPSFLLFPC
- the LOC121969190 gene encoding ATPase GET3B-like; the encoded protein is MARRLYFKASRCSWLPQSLLFSHPQPSLFVRHSRPVSDIATIAEDVGGFKEMTAGNRRKYYMLGGKGGVGKTSCAASLAVKFATQGHPTIVVSTDPAHSLSDSFAQDLSGGTLVPVDGMNAPLFALEINPERSREEFRSASQNTEGTGVKDLMDSMGLGMLANQLGDLKLGELLDTPPPGLDEAIAISKIMEFVKEQEYSMFSRIVFDTAPTGHTLRLLSLPDFLDSSIGKIIKLRNKLASATSALKSYFGQGGPKQDPSDKLEQLRERMVKVRELFRDTESTEFIIVTIPTVMAVSESSRLYASLKKESVPVKRLIVNQLLPPSATDCKFCAMKRKDQMRALEMIKDDPGLTVLKLIQAPLVDVEILGVPALKFMGDMIWK
- the LOC121969192 gene encoding ribonuclease 1-like — protein: MTLPSIMLLLLLPLLFSAPSTSTARDFDFFYFVLQWPGSFCDTKKSCCYPATGKPTADFSIHGLWPNYADGSYPSNCDRQNAYDASQIADLMEILRSHWPSLACPSGDESTFWKHEWQKHGTCSESVLDQHAYFGTALRLRTQINLLQALQDAGIKPDGGLYSSTDISSAIRNSTGFEPKLGCNADGGGNRQLYEVSVCVDAKGERLIECPISSISNCPPRVEFPPF
- the LOC121969188 gene encoding fructose-bisphosphate aldolase-lysine N-methyltransferase, chloroplastic-like: MALPRFLPHSSSCLLSPLHNPWPLSLLNAAGGRRIVDGSAVRVRIRGSLAPPESSVADFWQWMSKKGAVSASSAVVKPGFVPEGLGLVAQRDIPRNEVVVEIPKSLWIDADTVAASEIGRLCGGLRPWVAIALFLLREKALGQASPWHPYLNILPTTTNSTLFWPEEELSEIQGTQLLSTTIGAKDYVESEFTKVEAEVILPNKDLFPSAITLLDFLWAFGMLRSRAFSRLRGENLALVPLADLINHSSNITVEESSWEIKGKGLFSRELIFSLRTPAYIKSGEQVYIQYDMGKSNADLALDYGFVDPRPDRDAYTLTLEISELDPFYGDKLDIAESNGLAETAYFDVVQGHTLPPLMLPYLRLVALGGTDAFLLESIFRNSVWDHLELPVSRANEETICRVVRDACKSALSGYGTTIEEDEKLMERGNLGERLGIAVRIRVGEKKLLRQIDDAFRDRESELDGLEYYQERRLKDLGLVGEQGEIIFWETK